In one window of Henckelia pumila isolate YLH828 chromosome 1, ASM3356847v2, whole genome shotgun sequence DNA:
- the LOC140894028 gene encoding probable serine/threonine-protein kinase SIS8 isoform X5: protein MPSLVDLQGAPVSDDISWEAILVNKAADPKLSRLEQEALELASKVRPDQGMVFTCSMVQKLATIVSDHMGGPVSDPDKMLIAWRNISRSLKATHRSMVLPIGSLTIGLARHRALLFKVLADSLGIRCRLVKGLEFAGSADVAMSIVEIDGRQFIVDLMADPGTLIPSDAVGLNMDLEGSSHVASSSGGISNLLEDHQEFSTMDKKSIFRENVPMEKEFMVKAQEGSKYNNNSSKTPLFVKEPSREIQSRSNHPYAHARSPSWTEGVSTPTVRRMKAKDVSQLVMDAAKENPQLAQKLHDVLLESGVVAPPNLFTEMYSDQLDVQLVDIKPMTQGKEKGGSDGKNKAKDHTNLDRSSLPPLPHHGFRNRGNSGTPLEGQSDLKIITGRPSSSEFEIDPAKYKNNVPVAAAAAAAAAAVASSMVAAAVKASDSKLQLPVAAAATATAAAAAVVATTAAVTKQYEILETTVLSPDSPFAIVNQAECIRSDGDMDVAVSEQRGSGIHEREGPRENLEGERISDRSAGNESSKSDVTLDDVADCEIPWEDISLGERIGLGSYGEVYRGDWHGTEVAVKKFLDQAITGEFLEEFKSEIQIMKRLRHPNVVLFMGAVTRPPNLSIVTEFLPRGSLYRLIHRPNNQLDERRRLRMALDTARGMNYLHNCTPVIVHRDLKSPNLLVDKNWVVKVCDFGLSRMKHSTFLSSRSTAGTAEWMAPEVLRNEPSNEKCDVFSFGVILWELCTMQQPWGGMNPMQVVGAVGFQHRRLDIPDNMDPVIADIITKCWQTDPRLRPSFSEIMAALKPLQKPITSKQSG from the exons GAAGCATTGGAGTTGGCTTCTAAAGTAAGACCTGACCAGGGAATGGTTTTTACTTGCAGTATGGTGCAGAAACTTGCTACAATAGTTTCTGATCATATGGGGGGGCCGGTTAGTGATCCCGACAAGATGTTGATCGCATGGAGAAATATAAGCCGTAGCTTGAAAGCAACCCACAGGAGCATGGTTTTGCCTATTGGTTCTTTGACAATTGGTCTGGCGCGTCATCGAGCATTGTTGTTTAAG GTTTTGGCAGATAGTTTGGGCATCCGTTGCCGCTTGGTCAAGGGGCTGGAATTTGCAGGTTCTGCTGATGTCGCAATGAGCATTGTAGAAATTGATGGAAGGCAA TTCATTGTTGATTTAATGGCGGACCCTGGTACACTCATTCCATCTGATGCCGTAGGGTTGAATATGGACCTTGAGGGCTCTTCTCATGTGGCTTCATCGAGTGGTGGAATATCCAATTTATTAGAAGACCATCAAGAGTTTTCAACTATGGATAAGAAAAGCATATTTCGAGAGAATGTTCCAATGGAAAAGGAATTTATGGTGAAAGCTCAAGAAGGGTCCAAATACAATAATAATAGTTCAAAAACACCGTTGTTTGTCAAGGAGCCATCAAGGGAAATCCAATCCAGGTCTAATCATCCTTATGCACATGCAAGATCGCCGTCATGGACCGAAGGCGTAAGCACTCCAACTGTCAGAAGAATGAAAGCGAAGGATGTTTCACAATTAGTGATGGATGCTGCCAAAGAAAATCCCCAGTTAGCTCAGAAGCTCCATGACGTTCTACTTGAAAGTGGCGTTGTTGCTCCTCCAAACTTGTTCACTGAAATGTACTCAGACCAGTTAGATGTGCAACTGGTGGACATCAAGCCCATGACACAAGGAAAAGAAAAAGGAGGAAGTGATGGCAAAAATAAAGCTAAGGATCACACTAACCTAGATCGAAGTTCTCTACCTCCACTGCCACATCATGGTTTTCGTAATAGAGGCAATTCGGGTACTCCTTTGGAGGGGCAGTCTGATTTGAAAATAATTACTGGGCGTCCTAGTTCGTCAGAGTTCGAAATAGATCCTGCAAAGTACAAAAACAATGTTCCTGTTGCCGCTGCTgctgccgccgccgccgccgcagtTGCCTCTTCAATGGTAGCTGCGGCTGTAAAGGCAAGTGATTCAAAGCTTCAACTTCCTGTAGCAGCTGCAGCCACTGCAACAGCTGCAGCTGCAGCTGTTGTAGCAACTACTGCAGCAGTTACTAAGCAGTATGAGATATTGGAAACAACTGTTCTTTCGCCAGACAGTCCTTTTGCCATTGTTAATCAAGCAGAGTGTATAAGAAGTGATGGAGACATGGATGTAGCTGTTTCTGAACAACGAGGAAGTGGTATCCATGAACGCGAGGGTCCGAGGGAAAATTTGGAGGGAGAGAGAATATCAGACAGGTCAGCGGGTAACGAAAGTTCTAAATCTGATGTAACACTTGATGATGTAGCTGATTGTGAAATCCCATGGGAGGACATCTCCTTGGGTGAGCGCATCGGGCTTG GATCTTATGGTGAAGTCTACCGTGGAGACTGGCATGGAACT GAAGTTGCTGTCAAAAAATTCCTTGACCAAGCTATTACTGGAGAATTTCTGGAGGAATTTAAAAGTGAG ATTCAAATAATGAAAAGGCTCAGGCATCCAAATGTAGTTCTCTTCATGGGAGCTGTTACTCGTCCCCCTAATCTTTCAATTGTGACTGAATTTCTTCCTCG AGGTAGTTTGTACCGCTTGATTCATCGTCCAAACAATCAACTAGACGAACGCAGACGGTTAAGGATGGCTCTTGATACa GCTCGAGGAATGAATTATTTGCACAATTGCACACCGGTGATAGTTCATCGCGATTTGAAATCCCCAAACCTTCTTGTTGATAAGAACTGGGTTGTAAAG GTATGCGATTTTGGATTGTCAAGGATGAAACACAGTACTTTTCTTTCTTCAAGGTCAACTGCTGGGACG GCAGAGTGGATGGCACCAGAAGTTCTAAGAAATGAACCATCAAATGAGAA ATGCGATGTTTTTAGCTTTGGTGTCATACTGTGGGAGCTTTGCACTATGCAGCAACCTTGGGGAGGAATGAACCCAATGCAAGTTGTTGGGGCTGTTGGGTTTCAGCATCGTCGTCTTGACATTCCAGATAACATGGATCCAGTGATTGCTGATATAATCACTAAATGCTGGCAAAC AGATCCGAGGTTACGGCCATCATTTTCCGAAATTATGGCTGCGCTTAAACCGCTTCAGAAGCCTATCACCAGTAAGCAGAGTGGTTGA